In a genomic window of Mycolicibacillus parakoreensis:
- a CDS encoding GreA/GreB family elongation factor, with product MTGPQSVWMTRSAHDRLQAELNELLETHEEDESVALDHLQANRARIAQIRDLLSHAVVGEDPPDDGIAEPGMVLTVRFDDTKETETFLLGVRDVDPGDIEVYSPQSPLGTALAGARPGERRTYRVPSGDSVSVTLLGAVPYGQRDTTARS from the coding sequence ATGACCGGCCCGCAATCTGTCTGGATGACACGCAGCGCCCACGATCGGCTGCAGGCCGAGTTGAACGAGCTCCTCGAGACCCACGAGGAAGACGAATCGGTGGCGCTGGATCACCTGCAGGCCAATCGGGCCCGGATCGCCCAGATCCGCGACCTGCTCTCCCATGCCGTCGTCGGCGAGGACCCGCCCGACGACGGGATCGCCGAGCCCGGCATGGTGCTCACCGTGCGGTTCGACGACACCAAGGAGACCGAGACGTTCCTGCTCGGGGTGCGCGACGTCGACCCCGGCGACATCGAGGTCTACTCGCCGCAGTCCCCGCTGGGGACCGCGCTGGCCGGCGCCCGCCCCGGGGAGCGGCGCACCTACCGCGTGCCCAGCGGCGATTCGGTGTCGGTGACGCTGCTGGGCGCGGTGCCCTACGGGCAGCGCGACACCACCGCCCGGTCCTGA
- a CDS encoding NAD(P)/FAD-dependent oxidoreductase yields the protein MAVSAPRTAIVVGAGIVGLSTAWFLQERGVQVTVVDRAGVAAGSSWGNAGWISPALTIPLNEPSALRYGLTSLWDPTAPLRIALSADRRMWGFLLRFAAHCRWPAWRRAAHAAVPINAMILESYDLLAAGGVDAPMTDGPITAVFETAEQATRFEAEMRRFADTGQPVDVTRLSGAALREQVPAASSQVTAAVSVNGQRFFDPGRFVTALGRAVTDRGGRLEIAEVTDVRSRDGAAAVTTRDGADLSADVAVIATGAWLSRLVGRQIRTRVQAGRGYSFTVPTSRPVPTPIYLPDARVACTPYRDGLRVAGTMEFRSPDAPAVPARLDAIAAAAAPLLDGINWAQRTDLWVGPRPLTADGRPLIGALPERGIYVAGGHGMWGIAQGPATGRLLTELITTGKLPAALREFDPAR from the coding sequence ATGGCAGTGAGCGCACCGCGCACCGCGATCGTCGTCGGAGCGGGCATCGTGGGGCTGTCCACGGCATGGTTCCTGCAGGAACGCGGGGTGCAGGTCACCGTCGTCGACCGCGCCGGGGTGGCGGCCGGTTCCTCGTGGGGTAACGCCGGCTGGATCTCGCCGGCGTTGACGATCCCGCTCAACGAGCCCTCGGCGCTGCGCTACGGGCTGACCTCGCTGTGGGATCCGACCGCACCGCTGCGCATCGCGCTCTCCGCCGACCGGCGCATGTGGGGGTTTTTGCTGCGCTTCGCCGCGCACTGCCGATGGCCGGCGTGGCGGCGCGCCGCACACGCCGCGGTCCCGATCAACGCGATGATCCTGGAGTCCTACGACCTGCTCGCCGCCGGCGGCGTCGACGCCCCGATGACCGACGGGCCGATCACCGCCGTGTTCGAAACGGCCGAACAGGCAACCCGTTTCGAAGCCGAGATGCGGCGGTTCGCCGACACCGGCCAGCCGGTCGACGTCACCAGACTCTCCGGCGCGGCGCTGCGCGAGCAGGTCCCGGCCGCCTCGTCGCAGGTCACCGCCGCGGTCAGCGTCAACGGCCAGCGGTTCTTCGATCCGGGACGGTTCGTCACCGCCCTGGGCCGGGCCGTCACCGACCGCGGTGGGCGCCTGGAGATCGCCGAGGTCACCGACGTGCGCTCGCGCGACGGTGCGGCGGCGGTGACCACGCGCGACGGCGCAGACCTGAGCGCCGACGTCGCGGTGATCGCCACCGGGGCGTGGCTGTCGCGGCTGGTGGGGCGGCAGATCCGCACGCGGGTCCAGGCCGGGCGGGGCTACTCGTTCACCGTGCCCACATCCCGGCCGGTGCCCACCCCGATCTACCTGCCCGACGCCCGGGTGGCCTGCACCCCGTACCGGGACGGGCTGCGGGTGGCCGGGACCATGGAATTCCGCTCACCGGACGCGCCGGCGGTGCCGGCCCGGCTCGATGCGATCGCCGCGGCGGCGGCGCCGCTGCTCGACGGGATAAACTGGGCGCAACGCACCGACCTGTGGGTGGGCCCACGCCCGTTGACCGCCGACGGTCGGCCGTTGATCGGAGCATTACCGGAGCGCGGAATCTATGTGGCAGGGGGGCACGGCATGTGGGGAATCGCCCAGGGGCCGGCCACCGGGCGGCTCTTGACCGAACTGATCACCACCGGCAAACTTCCCGCAGCACTGCGCGAGTTCGATCCGGCGCGCTAA
- a CDS encoding RDD family protein — protein sequence MSGQFSGASYTCPHCGFDTPVAGEFCTMCGRALPPVDRSAYLPAGRGVRCSAFLLDLAAMLSPALPLAVIAALLGVAAVVYLVVPVGFVAIWAWMQIWQALSGTTFGKSILGLRLVRVADYRTPGLGATLARSLVFLLTLGLAGLPVLRGATGWHDRLTRLTVLDVLNGADPVGAQARRGVRGGYR from the coding sequence ATGTCAGGACAGTTCAGCGGCGCGAGCTACACGTGTCCGCACTGTGGTTTCGACACCCCCGTCGCCGGGGAGTTCTGCACGATGTGCGGTCGCGCCCTGCCTCCGGTCGACCGATCGGCGTATCTGCCGGCCGGGCGCGGGGTGCGCTGCAGCGCGTTTCTGCTCGACCTGGCGGCGATGCTCAGCCCCGCACTGCCGCTGGCGGTGATCGCCGCCCTGCTGGGGGTGGCGGCGGTGGTGTACCTGGTGGTGCCGGTCGGGTTCGTCGCGATCTGGGCCTGGATGCAGATCTGGCAGGCGCTCTCCGGCACCACCTTCGGCAAGTCGATTCTGGGCCTGCGGCTGGTCCGCGTCGCCGACTACCGGACGCCGGGGCTGGGCGCCACCCTGGCGCGCAGCCTGGTGTTCCTGCTCACCCTGGGTCTGGCCGGGCTGCCGGTGCTGCGCGGCGCGACCGGATGGCACGATCGGCTCACTCGCCTCACCGTGCTCGACGTGCTCAACGGTGCCGACCCGGTCGGCGCGCAGGCACGGCGCGGGGTGCGCGGCGGCTACCGCTGA
- a CDS encoding DUF7937 domain-containing protein, translated as MSHPRTPVSTGTGDDRVRLVAAAVLLIAGLLLPWNIHVGLGIGATGGWVYGVYAGLVAVTLAALVPPVAAWRGRDGAAARLRGPLTLPYLLVVAAFTAVTIVAAVRHTGSGAVAPGVGPGALLGLAGALLAAGPPVGSDREATTAAACRVLGWVSIVAGGGAALLNLYLRTRFVLPDLGGQAGTANLVTAVAAVLFSVVAVLPVLIAGRWLITGGPAARLATVLLGGSAALAATLVWVLPVGRDLDGFHGIAQNTGTAGVGFEGYLVWVAAAALLGPRSVAGLRSGGAARLWPAAARSALLLIAAWCAGTAVLRITGVGLTAVLALPGPPYNSTALMAADVIAAVLAVWLALNGVGAAAPRAVSAVLFATLVVVAVCRLILGVALVPRSAPLNPGVINAVFGNSLSQQITSTFDVTVVVLAAVLLVGAWAAEFAPRPAARPAAAPETAPPRIAAPRIAAADPSAPRIATPPDRPETAPRGDQR; from the coding sequence ATGAGCCACCCGCGCACACCGGTGTCGACCGGTACCGGCGATGACCGGGTCCGCCTCGTGGCTGCGGCGGTGTTGCTGATCGCCGGCCTGCTGCTGCCGTGGAACATCCACGTCGGGCTGGGCATCGGCGCGACCGGCGGCTGGGTCTACGGGGTCTACGCGGGGCTGGTGGCGGTGACGCTGGCGGCGCTGGTGCCGCCGGTCGCCGCCTGGCGGGGACGCGACGGCGCCGCCGCACGGCTGCGCGGGCCGCTGACGCTGCCGTACCTGCTCGTGGTCGCGGCGTTCACGGCGGTGACGATCGTGGCGGCGGTGCGCCACACCGGCAGCGGCGCGGTCGCCCCCGGTGTCGGCCCCGGTGCCCTGCTGGGGTTGGCCGGCGCGCTGCTGGCGGCCGGGCCGCCGGTGGGCAGCGACCGCGAGGCCACCACCGCCGCGGCATGCCGGGTGCTGGGGTGGGTCTCGATCGTGGCGGGTGGGGGCGCCGCCCTGCTCAACCTGTATCTGCGCACCCGTTTCGTGCTGCCCGACCTCGGCGGGCAGGCCGGCACCGCCAACCTGGTGACCGCGGTCGCCGCGGTGCTCTTCAGCGTGGTGGCGGTGCTGCCGGTGCTCATCGCCGGACGCTGGCTGATCACCGGGGGCCCCGCCGCGCGGCTGGCGACGGTGCTGCTGGGCGGGTCAGCGGCGCTGGCCGCCACGCTGGTGTGGGTGTTGCCGGTCGGGCGGGACCTCGACGGTTTCCACGGCATCGCGCAGAACACCGGCACCGCCGGGGTGGGGTTCGAGGGGTATCTGGTTTGGGTCGCCGCGGCGGCGCTGCTCGGCCCCCGGTCGGTGGCGGGCCTGCGATCCGGCGGTGCGGCCCGGCTCTGGCCCGCCGCAGCCCGCTCGGCGCTGCTCCTCATCGCCGCGTGGTGCGCCGGCACGGCGGTGCTGCGGATCACCGGGGTGGGGCTCACCGCGGTGCTCGCGTTGCCCGGCCCGCCCTACAACAGCACCGCGTTGATGGCCGCCGACGTGATCGCCGCGGTCCTCGCGGTCTGGCTGGCCCTCAACGGCGTCGGCGCCGCCGCGCCCCGGGCGGTCAGCGCGGTGCTGTTCGCCACCCTGGTCGTGGTGGCGGTGTGCCGACTGATCCTGGGGGTCGCGCTGGTGCCGCGCAGCGCACCGCTGAACCCCGGCGTGATCAACGCCGTGTTCGGCAATTCGCTGTCCCAGCAGATCACCAGCACGTTCGACGTGACGGTGGTGGTGTTGGCGGCGGTGCTGCTCGTCGGGGCGTGGGCCGCCGAGTTCGCCCCACGACCCGCCGCGCGCCCCGCTGCCGCGCCAGAGACCGCGCCGCCGCGGATCGCCGCCCCGCGCATCGCCGCGGCCGACCCGTCCGCCCCGCGGATCGCCACGCCACCGGATCGACCGGAGACGGCGCCGCGCGGTGATCAGCGGTAG
- a CDS encoding MFS transporter — MTSVLRGRSGAVRRQRLPSEIWVLISANVIIALGYGVVSPVLPSYARHFGVSIGATTFVITAFALMRLMFAPVSGMLVQRLGERRVYVSGLLIVAVSTAACAIAQSYWQLLLFRAIGGVGSTMFFISSLGLMIRISPPNARGRIAGMFTTAFLVGSIGGPVLGSLTAGLGLAAPFIIYGAAVLSAALVVFVNLRHSPLATPVGDTGVPTVTVREALQHRAYRSALLSNFATGWSVLGLRIALVPLFVTEVLGRGPGMAGVALATIAAGNVSAVIPAGYLSDRTGRRYPLIVGLAAAGVSTILIGVVTSLPLFLLAAYLTGAASGMFSAPQQAAIADILGNEVRSGTAVATFQMMADLGVITGSLAIGQVAERWSFETSFTISGIIFLVAALGWVLAPETRRGVPEPQEVGPLRSRGSEELP; from the coding sequence GTGACTTCTGTGCTCCGAGGCCGCTCCGGCGCCGTGCGCCGGCAGCGCCTGCCCAGCGAAATCTGGGTGCTGATCTCGGCGAATGTCATCATCGCGCTGGGCTACGGCGTGGTCTCGCCGGTGCTGCCGTCCTACGCACGCCATTTCGGGGTCAGTATCGGCGCCACCACGTTCGTCATCACGGCGTTCGCGTTGATGCGGCTGATGTTCGCCCCCGTCAGTGGCATGTTGGTGCAGCGGCTCGGCGAACGGCGGGTCTATGTCAGCGGGCTGCTGATCGTGGCGGTCTCGACCGCGGCGTGTGCGATCGCGCAAAGCTATTGGCAACTCCTGCTGTTCCGGGCGATCGGTGGGGTGGGCTCGACGATGTTCTTCATCTCCTCACTGGGGCTGATGATCCGGATCAGCCCTCCGAACGCCCGTGGCCGCATCGCGGGGATGTTCACCACCGCGTTTTTGGTCGGATCGATCGGCGGGCCGGTATTGGGCAGCCTCACCGCGGGTCTGGGTCTGGCCGCACCGTTCATCATCTACGGCGCCGCAGTGCTCTCGGCGGCGCTGGTGGTCTTCGTCAACCTGCGACATTCACCGCTTGCCACCCCGGTCGGTGACACCGGCGTGCCCACGGTGACGGTGCGCGAGGCGCTGCAACACCGGGCGTACCGGTCGGCGCTGCTGTCTAATTTCGCCACCGGATGGTCGGTGCTGGGGCTGCGGATCGCGCTGGTGCCCCTGTTCGTCACCGAGGTGCTGGGCCGCGGGCCGGGCATGGCCGGGGTGGCGCTGGCCACCATCGCGGCCGGCAACGTCTCGGCGGTCATCCCGGCCGGGTACCTCTCGGATCGCACCGGGCGGCGCTACCCGCTGATCGTCGGGCTGGCCGCCGCCGGAGTGTCGACGATTCTGATCGGGGTGGTCACGTCGCTGCCGTTGTTTCTGTTGGCCGCCTACCTCACCGGGGCGGCGTCGGGAATGTTCAGCGCCCCGCAACAGGCCGCCATCGCCGACATCCTGGGCAACGAGGTGCGTTCCGGTACAGCGGTGGCCACCTTTCAGATGATGGCCGACCTGGGGGTGATCACCGGGTCGCTGGCGATCGGGCAGGTCGCCGAGCGGTGGAGTTTCGAGACGAGCTTCACCATCAGCGGGATCATCTTCCTGGTGGCCGCGCTGGGCTGGGTGCTCGCCCCGGAGACCCGCCGCGGTGTCCCCGAACCGCAAGAGGTGGGCCCGCTGCGGTCACGGGGCTCCGAAGAGCTGCCGTGA
- the pgm gene encoding phosphoglucomutase (alpha-D-glucose-1,6-bisphosphate-dependent), which produces MVVHPRAGQPAAPDDLVDLSHLVTCYYTREPDVADPDQQVSFGTSGHRGSALDGAFNQSHIWAITQAIVEYRAAAGITGPLFLGRDTHGLSEPAWVSALEVLAANGVATVIEANGRYTPTPAISHAILTHNRRAGRDGASRADGIVVTPSHNPPRDGGFKYNPPHGGPADTEATGAIARRANAILRDGCTAVKRMPVARALAAAERRDFLGSYVDDLPNIVDLQAIRDVGVTIGADPMGGASVDYWAAIAERHRLDLRVVNPQVDATWRFMTLDTDGQIRMDCSSPDAMASLIAHRNRYQIATGNDADADRHGIVTPDAGLMNPNHVLAVAIDYLFTHRRDWPATLAVGKTAVSSSIIDRVVAGIGRELREVPVGFKWFVDGLLDASIGFGGEESAGAVFLRRDGTVWTTDKDGIVCALLAAEILAVTETSPSQHYRALTERYGDPVYARVNAPADREQKAKLARLSADQVGAEQLAGEPITATLTTAPGNGAPLGGLKVTTANAWFAARPSGTEDVYKIYAESFLGADHLERVQEAAQEVVNRVIG; this is translated from the coding sequence ATGGTGGTCCATCCGCGCGCCGGCCAACCGGCTGCACCCGATGATCTCGTCGACCTGTCCCACCTGGTGACGTGCTATTACACCAGGGAGCCCGACGTCGCCGATCCCGATCAACAGGTGTCGTTCGGCACCTCCGGGCACCGGGGCTCCGCACTCGACGGCGCATTCAACCAGTCCCACATCTGGGCGATCACCCAGGCCATCGTGGAGTACCGCGCCGCAGCAGGGATCACCGGACCGTTGTTTCTCGGTCGCGACACCCACGGGTTGTCGGAGCCGGCCTGGGTCTCGGCGTTGGAGGTGTTGGCCGCCAACGGGGTGGCCACCGTGATCGAGGCAAACGGGCGGTACACCCCGACACCGGCGATCAGCCACGCCATCTTGACCCACAACCGCCGCGCCGGGCGCGACGGCGCGTCACGTGCCGACGGAATCGTGGTCACCCCTTCGCACAACCCGCCCCGAGACGGCGGCTTCAAATACAACCCCCCGCACGGGGGCCCCGCCGACACCGAGGCGACCGGCGCGATCGCCCGGCGCGCCAACGCCATTCTGCGTGACGGCTGCACCGCGGTGAAACGGATGCCGGTGGCCCGGGCGTTGGCCGCCGCCGAGCGGCGCGATTTTCTGGGCAGCTATGTTGACGATCTTCCGAACATCGTTGATCTGCAAGCGATCCGCGACGTCGGGGTGACCATCGGTGCCGATCCGATGGGCGGAGCCAGCGTTGACTACTGGGCGGCGATCGCCGAACGGCACCGGTTGGACCTGCGGGTCGTCAATCCCCAGGTCGATGCCACGTGGCGGTTCATGACGCTGGACACCGACGGTCAGATCCGGATGGATTGCAGCTCACCGGATGCGATGGCCTCGCTCATCGCCCATCGGAACCGTTACCAGATCGCCACCGGCAACGACGCCGACGCCGATCGGCACGGCATCGTCACCCCCGATGCCGGGCTGATGAACCCCAATCACGTTCTGGCCGTGGCCATCGACTACCTGTTCACCCACCGTCGCGACTGGCCGGCGACCCTGGCGGTCGGCAAGACGGCGGTCAGCTCATCGATCATCGACCGGGTGGTGGCCGGGATCGGTCGGGAACTGCGGGAGGTCCCGGTGGGTTTCAAATGGTTCGTCGACGGATTACTCGACGCCTCAATCGGATTCGGCGGGGAGGAATCGGCCGGAGCGGTCTTTCTGCGCCGTGACGGCACGGTATGGACCACCGACAAGGACGGCATCGTCTGTGCGCTGCTGGCAGCCGAGATTCTTGCGGTCACCGAAACCAGTCCGTCACAACACTATCGCGCACTCACCGAACGTTATGGTGACCCGGTCTACGCGCGGGTCAACGCCCCCGCCGATCGGGAACAGAAAGCCAAACTGGCCCGGCTCTCCGCCGATCAGGTCGGTGCCGAGCAGTTGGCCGGAGAGCCCATCACCGCCACCTTGACCACCGCTCCCGGCAACGGTGCTCCGTTGGGCGGATTGAAGGTCACCACCGCCAACGCCTGGTTCGCCGCCCGCCCCTCGGGCACCGAGGATGTGTACAAGATCTACGCGGAATCGTTCCTCGGTGCCGACCATCTGGAGCGGGTGCAGGAGGCGGCGCAGGAAGTGGTGAATAGGGTTATCGGGTGA
- the crcB gene encoding fluoride efflux transporter CrcB: MRGQDRRELAAVFAGGALGATARAVLETVVDPDPTRWPWPTFSVNIVGALLLGYVTTRLLERLPVSTYRRPLLGTGLCGGLTTFSTMQVETLHMLEHRQWALAAGYVAASVAAGLTAVHLATVVVRRARVRR, translated from the coding sequence GTGCGGGGACAGGACCGACGCGAGTTGGCCGCGGTGTTCGCCGGCGGGGCCCTGGGGGCCACCGCGCGCGCCGTGCTGGAGACCGTCGTCGACCCCGACCCCACCCGCTGGCCGTGGCCGACGTTCTCGGTCAACATCGTCGGCGCACTGCTGCTCGGGTATGTCACCACCCGGCTGTTGGAACGGCTGCCGGTGTCGACCTACCGTCGGCCGCTGCTGGGTACCGGGCTCTGCGGCGGGCTGACGACGTTCTCCACCATGCAGGTGGAGACGCTGCACATGCTCGAACACCGCCAGTGGGCGCTGGCCGCGGGCTATGTGGCGGCCTCGGTGGCCGCCGGGTTGACCGCGGTGCATCTGGCCACCGTGGTGGTGCGGCGGGCGCGGGTGCGGCGATGA
- the crcB gene encoding fluoride efflux transporter CrcB produces MMLWAGVVLAGGVGAVLRFLVDRAVARRLARGFPFGTLVVNLTGSVVLGLLSGLALSPQWGLLVGTALVGSYTTFSTWMLETQRLAEEHQRLPAGANIVVGVVLGLAAALLGQALGGRL; encoded by the coding sequence ATGATGCTGTGGGCGGGGGTGGTGCTGGCCGGCGGGGTCGGCGCGGTGCTGCGTTTTCTGGTCGACCGGGCGGTGGCGCGCCGGCTGGCGCGTGGGTTCCCGTTCGGCACGCTGGTGGTCAACCTCACCGGCTCGGTGGTGTTGGGCCTGCTCAGCGGGTTGGCGTTGAGCCCGCAGTGGGGCTTGCTGGTCGGCACCGCGCTGGTGGGTTCCTACACCACGTTCTCCACCTGGATGCTGGAGACCCAGCGCCTCGCCGAGGAACACCAACGGCTCCCGGCGGGCGCCAACATCGTGGTCGGCGTCGTACTCGGGCTGGCCGCCGCGCTGCTGGGCCAGGCCCTCGGCGGGCGGCTGTGA
- a CDS encoding DUF488 domain-containing protein, with translation MSAAQTVRIARVYDDARPEDGERILVDRVWPRGFRKDDPRVGHWFKNAAPSNDLRRWYNHQPDRFAEFARRYERELQSAEGQAAFTELRERTRGKTVTLVTATRDLHGSQAAVLARLLNTG, from the coding sequence ATGAGCGCCGCCCAGACGGTTCGGATCGCGCGGGTCTACGACGATGCCCGCCCCGAGGACGGGGAACGGATTCTGGTGGATCGGGTGTGGCCGCGCGGGTTCCGCAAAGACGACCCCCGGGTCGGTCACTGGTTCAAAAACGCGGCGCCGTCGAACGACTTGCGGCGCTGGTACAACCACCAACCGGACCGGTTCGCGGAGTTCGCGCGCCGCTACGAACGCGAACTGCAGAGCGCCGAGGGGCAGGCGGCGTTCACCGAACTTCGTGAGAGAACCCGGGGCAAGACGGTCACGCTGGTCACCGCCACCCGCGACCTGCACGGCAGTCAGGCCGCCGTGCTGGCCCGGCTGCTCAACACCGGCTGA
- a CDS encoding cobyric acid synthase, with product MAGLLIAGTTSDAGKTVVTTGLCRALARRGVRVAPYKAQNMSNNSMVCLDADGRAGEIGRAQWIQAQAARATAEVAMNPVLLKPGSDRRSHVVLGGRPAGALSATEWRTGRRSLAAAAHDAYDDLAGRYDVIVAEGAGSPTEINLRDGDYVNMGLARHAGLPTVVVGDIDRGGVFAAFFGTVALLDAADQALMTGFIVNKFRGEPALLQPALTGIHRATGRRVFGTLPWHPDLWLDSEDALDLGARRTAQRGARRVAVVRLPRISNFTDVDALGLEPDLDVVFVSEPRALADAELVVLPGTRATIADLAWLRSRGLDAAIAAHAAAGRPVLGICGGFQMLGTRIADPDAVEGPATTVPGLGLLDVSTTFTAAKTLGLPCGTGLGVPVGGYEIYHGRVRVGEKTTEFPGGARRGAVLGTMWHGCLEGDAFRGALLRETVGLAGAAVSFAAARERRLEVLADLVETHLDVDALLDLAQSGAPTDLPVLAPGAPG from the coding sequence ATGGCGGGACTGCTGATCGCCGGCACCACCAGTGACGCCGGGAAAACCGTGGTGACCACGGGGCTGTGCCGGGCGTTGGCCCGGCGCGGCGTGCGGGTGGCGCCCTACAAGGCGCAGAACATGTCGAACAACTCGATGGTCTGCCTCGACGCCGACGGGCGCGCCGGCGAGATCGGCCGCGCCCAGTGGATCCAGGCCCAGGCGGCCCGCGCCACCGCGGAGGTCGCGATGAACCCGGTGCTGCTCAAACCGGGCTCGGATCGGCGCAGCCACGTGGTGCTGGGGGGGCGCCCGGCCGGGGCGCTGTCGGCCACCGAGTGGCGCACGGGCCGCCGGAGCCTCGCCGCGGCCGCCCACGACGCCTACGACGATCTGGCCGGGCGCTACGACGTCATCGTCGCCGAGGGAGCGGGCAGCCCCACCGAGATCAACCTGCGCGACGGCGACTACGTCAACATGGGCCTGGCCCGCCACGCCGGGCTGCCGACGGTGGTGGTCGGCGACATCGACCGGGGCGGGGTGTTCGCCGCGTTCTTCGGCACCGTCGCGCTACTCGACGCCGCCGACCAGGCGCTGATGACCGGGTTCATCGTCAACAAGTTCCGTGGCGAACCGGCCCTGCTGCAGCCGGCGCTGACCGGGATCCACCGGGCCACCGGCCGGCGGGTCTTCGGCACCCTGCCCTGGCATCCGGACCTGTGGCTGGACTCCGAGGACGCGTTGGACCTGGGGGCCCGGCGCACCGCGCAGCGCGGCGCCCGGCGGGTCGCGGTGGTGCGGCTGCCGCGGATCAGCAATTTCACCGACGTCGACGCCCTCGGCCTCGAGCCCGACCTCGACGTGGTGTTCGTCTCCGAGCCGCGAGCCCTGGCCGACGCCGAACTCGTCGTGCTGCCCGGCACCCGCGCCACCATCGCCGACCTGGCATGGCTGCGTTCCCGCGGTCTCGATGCCGCGATCGCCGCGCACGCCGCGGCGGGCCGACCCGTGCTCGGCATCTGCGGCGGCTTCCAGATGTTGGGCACCCGCATCGCCGACCCCGATGCGGTGGAGGGCCCGGCGACGACGGTGCCCGGTCTCGGCCTGCTGGATGTGAGCACCACCTTCACCGCGGCCAAGACGCTGGGACTGCCGTGCGGCACCGGGCTGGGAGTCCCGGTCGGCGGCTACGAGATCTACCACGGCCGGGTGCGCGTCGGGGAGAAGACGACGGAGTTCCCCGGCGGCGCGCGCCGCGGAGCGGTGCTGGGCACCATGTGGCACGGCTGTCTGGAGGGCGACGCGTTTCGGGGCGCGCTGCTGCGTGAGACGGTGGGACTGGCCGGCGCCGCGGTGTCGTTCGCCGCCGCCCGGGAACGCCGCCTGGAGGTGCTGGCCGACCTGGTCGAGACCCACCTCGACGTCGACGCGCTGCTGGATCTGGCGCAAAGCGGAGCCCCGACCGACCTGCCGGTCCTGGCGCCGGGGGCGCCGGGCTGA
- a CDS encoding heme-binding beta-barrel domain-containing protein, whose protein sequence is MTKILGPQKLGPLTPLVGEWEGDAGVDFSFHNKDGGTAETSYFEKAWFKPIPIQENGQQTIEGLKYEMTAWRHGEEAMDPFHDEVGYLLWEKKTGVVMRTVVFGRGIAIQAGGHAEPRDTTIEFTATPGEPNYGILQNEYLSERAELISFQGSFTFHDDESFSYDQTLVLKLATMDGKQMNHTDRNTLHRVKRFHPGAQHA, encoded by the coding sequence ATGACCAAAATCCTGGGACCGCAGAAACTCGGGCCGCTGACCCCGCTGGTGGGCGAGTGGGAGGGCGACGCCGGCGTCGATTTCTCCTTTCACAACAAAGACGGCGGTACCGCCGAGACCAGCTATTTCGAGAAGGCGTGGTTCAAACCGATCCCCATCCAGGAGAACGGTCAGCAGACGATCGAGGGCCTCAAATACGAGATGACCGCCTGGCGTCACGGCGAGGAGGCCATGGATCCCTTCCACGACGAGGTGGGTTACCTGTTGTGGGAGAAGAAGACCGGCGTGGTCATGCGCACCGTGGTGTTCGGTCGGGGCATCGCCATCCAGGCCGGCGGGCACGCCGAGCCGCGCGACACGACGATCGAGTTCACCGCGACGCCGGGCGAGCCGAACTACGGCATCCTGCAGAACGAGTATCTGTCCGAGCGCGCCGAGCTGATCAGCTTCCAGGGCAGCTTCACCTTCCACGACGACGAGTCGTTCAGCTACGACCAGACCCTGGTGCTGAAACTGGCCACCATGGACGGCAAACAGATGAACCACACCGACCGCAACACGCTGCACCGGGTCAAACGGTTCCACCCGGGCGCCCAGCACGCCTGA
- a CDS encoding EamA family transporter, giving the protein MVLISTPAAAVLLAVIAVAAGGQITTDAVLWGSLGGISQALGIWWFYAALSAGPIAVVSPVSATVDASVPVAVGLGLGERPGAVASTGIALALVAVVLISRESGESEPRPHWLTGKVAWLTVGSGLALGLNFVCMDQTPVQSRLWPLLFARVAASVLVVAIAAASRNLSAPRGTPLGLALLIAVLDTAANVTMLVALHEAMLSLASVLISLYPAVTVVLAIVLLRERIHRWQVAGMVLAMAAVTMITVG; this is encoded by the coding sequence GTGGTGCTGATCTCCACCCCGGCGGCGGCGGTGCTGCTGGCGGTGATCGCGGTGGCCGCCGGCGGACAGATCACCACCGACGCGGTGCTGTGGGGCAGCCTCGGCGGGATCTCCCAGGCGCTGGGCATCTGGTGGTTCTACGCAGCGCTGAGCGCCGGACCGATCGCGGTGGTCTCGCCGGTGTCGGCCACGGTGGACGCCTCGGTGCCGGTTGCGGTGGGTCTCGGACTGGGGGAGCGGCCCGGCGCGGTCGCGTCCACCGGGATCGCGCTGGCCCTGGTCGCGGTGGTGCTGATCAGCCGGGAGTCCGGTGAGAGCGAACCGCGCCCGCACTGGTTGACCGGCAAGGTGGCGTGGCTGACCGTCGGATCCGGGTTGGCGTTGGGGTTGAACTTCGTGTGCATGGACCAGACCCCGGTCCAGTCGCGGCTGTGGCCGCTGCTGTTCGCCCGGGTGGCGGCCAGCGTGCTGGTCGTCGCGATCGCCGCGGCGAGCCGCAACCTGAGCGCTCCGCGGGGGACGCCGCTGGGGCTGGCGTTGCTGATCGCGGTGCTCGACACCGCCGCCAACGTGACCATGCTGGTGGCGCTGCACGAGGCGATGCTGTCGCTGGCCAGCGTGCTGATCTCGCTGTACCCGGCGGTCACTGTGGTGCTGGCGATCGTGCTGCTGCGCGAGCGGATCCACCGCTGGCAGGTCGCCGGCATGGTGCTGGCGATGGCCGCGGTGACCATGATCACCGTCGGGTGA